A single Klebsiella variicola DNA region contains:
- the potA gene encoding spermidine/putrescine ABC transporter ATP-binding protein PotA — protein MGQSQKLNIQPRSRSPLVQLAGIRKSFDGKTVIDNLNLTINNGEFLTLLGPSGCGKTTVLRLIAGLENVDSGRIHLEDHDITHVPAENRHVNTVFQSYALFPHMTVFENVAFGLRMQKTPAAEITPRVLDALKMVQLEDFAQRKPHQLSGGQQQRVAIARAVVNKPRLLLLDESLSALDYKLRKQMQNELKALQRKLGITFVFVTHDQEEALTMSDRIVVMRDGKIEQDGTPREIYEEPKNLFVASFIGEINIFDATVIERLDEQRVRASVEGRECNITVNFAVEAGQRLHVLLRPEDLRVDEIHHNSDADGLIGYVRERNYKGMTLESVVELENGKMVMVSEFFNEDDPDFDHSLDQKMSINWVESWEVVLADEELQ, from the coding sequence ATGGGACAGAGTCAAAAATTGAATATACAACCGCGTTCGCGTTCGCCGCTGGTGCAACTGGCGGGAATTCGCAAGAGCTTTGATGGTAAAACGGTCATCGATAACCTTAACCTGACCATCAACAATGGTGAGTTTCTCACCCTGCTTGGCCCCTCTGGCTGCGGTAAAACCACCGTTCTGCGCCTTATCGCCGGCCTGGAAAACGTCGACAGCGGACGGATCCATCTCGAAGATCACGATATCACCCATGTCCCGGCGGAAAACCGCCACGTCAATACCGTCTTTCAAAGCTACGCCCTGTTTCCGCATATGACGGTATTCGAGAACGTCGCCTTTGGCCTGCGGATGCAGAAAACCCCGGCGGCGGAAATCACCCCGCGGGTTCTGGATGCCTTAAAGATGGTACAGCTGGAAGACTTTGCCCAGCGCAAACCGCACCAGCTCTCCGGCGGCCAGCAGCAGCGCGTGGCCATCGCCCGCGCGGTGGTTAACAAACCGCGCCTGCTGCTGCTCGATGAATCCCTTTCGGCGCTGGATTACAAGTTGCGCAAGCAGATGCAGAACGAACTGAAAGCGCTGCAGCGTAAGCTCGGGATCACCTTCGTCTTCGTGACCCACGATCAGGAAGAGGCCCTGACCATGTCCGATCGCATCGTGGTCATGCGCGATGGCAAAATCGAACAGGACGGCACCCCGCGAGAGATCTACGAAGAGCCGAAAAACCTGTTCGTCGCCAGCTTTATCGGCGAGATCAATATCTTCGACGCCACCGTGATCGAGCGCCTCGACGAGCAGCGCGTGCGCGCCAGTGTCGAAGGACGGGAGTGCAACATCACCGTCAATTTTGCCGTGGAGGCCGGCCAACGTCTGCACGTCCTGCTGCGCCCGGAAGATCTGCGCGTCGATGAGATCCACCACAACAGCGACGCCGACGGCCTGATCGGCTATGTGCGAGAGCGTAACTATAAGGGGATGACCCTTGAGTCGGTGGTCGAGCTGGAAAACGGCAAAATGGTGATGGTCAGCGAGTTCTTTAACGAAGACGACCCGGATTTCGACCACTCTCTTGACCAGAAAATGTCTATCAATTGGGTGGAGAGCTGGGAGGTGGTGCTGGCCGATGAAGAACTCCAGTAA
- the pepT gene encoding peptidase T, giving the protein MDKLLERFLQYVSLDTQSKPGVRQVPSTEGQWKLLRLLQAQLEEMGLVKVTLSEKGTVMGTLPANVEGDIPAIGFISHVDTSPDFSGKNVNPQIVENYRGGDIALGIGDEVLSPVMFPVLHQLLGQTLITTDGKTLLGADDKAGIAEIMTALATLQAKNIPHGDIRVAFTPDEEVGKGAKHFDVEAFDARWAYTVDGGGVGELEFENFNAASVTIKIVGNNVHPGTAKGVMVNALSLAARIHAEVPADEAPETTEGYEGFYHLTSIKGSVDRAEMHYIIRDFDRKHFEARKRKMMEIAKKVGKGLHPDCYIELVIEDSYYNMHEQVIAHPHVVDIARQAMVDCDIEPQMKPIRGGTDGAQLSFMGLPCPNLFTGGYNYHGKHEFVTLEGMEKAVQVIVRIAELTATRKGK; this is encoded by the coding sequence ATGGATAAATTGCTTGAGCGTTTTTTGCAGTACGTTTCTTTGGACACGCAGTCGAAGCCTGGCGTTCGTCAGGTCCCCAGCACGGAAGGGCAGTGGAAGCTGTTACGCCTGTTGCAGGCGCAGCTGGAAGAAATGGGACTGGTCAAGGTAACGCTGAGTGAAAAAGGGACGGTAATGGGAACCCTGCCCGCCAACGTGGAGGGCGATATCCCGGCCATCGGCTTTATCTCTCACGTCGATACTTCCCCGGATTTCAGCGGTAAAAACGTTAATCCGCAGATTGTCGAAAACTATCGCGGCGGCGATATCGCGCTGGGTATCGGCGATGAGGTGCTCTCCCCGGTGATGTTCCCGGTTCTGCATCAGCTTTTGGGGCAGACGCTGATCACCACCGACGGGAAAACGCTGCTGGGGGCGGACGACAAGGCCGGCATCGCCGAGATCATGACCGCGCTGGCGACCCTGCAGGCGAAAAACATCCCTCATGGCGATATCCGCGTGGCCTTCACCCCCGATGAAGAGGTCGGAAAAGGGGCGAAGCATTTCGATGTCGAGGCCTTTGATGCCCGCTGGGCCTATACCGTCGACGGCGGTGGCGTGGGGGAACTGGAGTTTGAAAACTTCAACGCCGCCTCGGTGACCATTAAGATTGTCGGCAATAACGTGCATCCCGGCACCGCAAAAGGGGTGATGGTCAATGCGCTGTCGCTGGCCGCGCGCATTCATGCCGAAGTGCCGGCCGACGAGGCGCCGGAGACTACCGAAGGTTATGAAGGCTTTTATCACCTCACCAGCATCAAAGGCAGCGTGGATCGGGCCGAGATGCACTACATCATCCGCGATTTTGACCGCAAGCACTTTGAGGCGCGTAAACGCAAGATGATGGAGATCGCCAAAAAGGTCGGCAAGGGGCTGCACCCGGACTGCTATATCGAGCTGGTGATCGAGGATAGTTATTACAACATGCATGAGCAGGTGATCGCCCATCCGCACGTGGTCGATATTGCCCGCCAGGCGATGGTGGACTGCGATATTGAACCGCAGATGAAGCCGATCCGCGGCGGCACCGACGGCGCGCAGCTCTCGTTTATGGGACTGCCGTGCCCGAACCTGTTTACCGGCGGCTACAACTATCACGGCAAACATGAGTTTGTCACCCTGGAAGGGATGGAGAAGGCGGTGCAGGTGATCGTGCGTATCGCCGAGCTGACGGCAACACGAAAAGGGAAATAG
- a CDS encoding aldehyde dehydrogenase family protein, giving the protein MSHARPGLTTCSQYDAALYALSAARQRWAETSVNRRLALLRQIKDALAGIAPAWVAAAAAAKGLPAGDPLAGEEWLAGPCALMVGCNGLIATLEQLEEKTFLRRIPLRTLADGRLALRVVPGTLWDRLLLSGVRAEIWMQPGVTRAHLDRYAARAYDIPPAARQGKLALVLGAGNVASIAPLDVLHKLFIENQVCLLKLNPVNDYLHDLLAQALAPLIAMDALRIVTGDAQAGAWLTSHPAVDEIHITGSRETHDVIVWGDGEAARQRRAARTPLNPRRVTSELGGVSPTIIVPGPWSEADIAFQAQQLATQKMNNGGFNCVASQVLILQQGWEPATGLLNQLYRLIAANTRPDYYPGAEKRLTDFRLRARQPLEIARGDALPLIVANTDDDPALCQQEVFGPGLSVTRLEADSAESFLRQAIGYANQRLQGTLGANIVIHPRTRKAIGRKRFNALIAELRYGTVAINCWSGVAFLLAPCPWGAFPGHTLDDIQSGRGKVHNSFMLEKTERTVIEAPFRPFPRSLWHGELTLMPLPPWFITHRGQEAVAQKLVDFYHRPRWRKLPAILWRGLRG; this is encoded by the coding sequence ATGAGCCATGCGCGACCCGGTCTGACGACCTGCTCTCAGTATGATGCTGCCCTGTACGCCTTGTCGGCGGCGCGCCAGCGTTGGGCGGAAACCTCAGTGAACCGTCGTCTGGCGCTGCTGCGCCAGATCAAGGATGCCCTGGCTGGTATTGCCCCGGCGTGGGTGGCCGCGGCGGCGGCGGCCAAAGGGCTGCCGGCGGGCGATCCGCTGGCGGGGGAGGAGTGGCTGGCGGGCCCCTGCGCGCTAATGGTCGGCTGCAACGGGCTCATCGCCACCCTGGAGCAGCTGGAAGAGAAGACCTTTCTGCGGCGGATCCCGCTGCGGACGCTGGCGGACGGCCGCCTGGCGCTGCGGGTGGTGCCCGGCACGCTCTGGGATCGACTGTTGCTGTCTGGAGTTCGCGCTGAGATATGGATGCAGCCAGGCGTCACCCGGGCCCATCTCGACCGCTATGCGGCGCGGGCATACGACATCCCGCCGGCCGCGCGGCAGGGCAAGCTGGCGCTGGTGCTTGGCGCCGGCAATGTGGCCTCGATTGCGCCACTGGATGTGCTACACAAGCTGTTTATTGAAAATCAGGTCTGCCTGCTGAAGCTCAACCCGGTGAATGATTATCTGCACGATCTGCTGGCCCAGGCCCTGGCACCGCTGATTGCCATGGATGCGCTCCGCATCGTCACCGGCGACGCCCAGGCGGGAGCATGGCTGACCAGCCATCCCGCTGTCGATGAGATCCATATCACCGGCTCTCGCGAGACCCATGACGTCATCGTCTGGGGCGACGGTGAAGCGGCTCGCCAGCGTCGGGCCGCCAGGACGCCGCTGAACCCGCGTCGGGTGACTTCGGAGCTGGGCGGCGTCAGCCCTACCATTATCGTACCCGGGCCGTGGAGCGAGGCGGATATCGCTTTTCAGGCGCAGCAGCTGGCGACGCAGAAGATGAACAACGGCGGGTTTAACTGCGTGGCCAGCCAGGTGCTGATCCTGCAGCAGGGCTGGGAGCCAGCGACGGGCTTGCTGAATCAGCTGTACCGGCTGATCGCCGCGAACACCCGTCCGGACTACTACCCCGGCGCTGAAAAAAGGCTGACCGACTTTCGCCTGCGCGCCCGCCAGCCGCTGGAGATAGCGCGTGGCGACGCGCTGCCGTTGATTGTGGCGAACACCGACGATGACCCGGCGCTCTGTCAGCAGGAGGTCTTTGGCCCGGGGCTGTCGGTCACTCGTCTTGAGGCCGACAGTGCGGAAAGTTTTCTGCGCCAGGCGATCGGCTATGCGAATCAGCGGCTGCAGGGCACGCTGGGGGCCAATATTGTGATCCATCCGCGCACCCGTAAAGCGATTGGACGTAAGCGTTTTAACGCGTTAATCGCTGAGCTGCGCTACGGCACGGTGGCGATCAACTGCTGGAGCGGGGTGGCCTTCCTGTTGGCCCCTTGCCCGTGGGGCGCGTTTCCCGGCCACACGCTCGACGATATTCAGAGCGGGCGGGGCAAGGTGCATAACAGCTTTATGCTGGAGAAAACCGAGCGCACGGTGATTGAGGCGCCGTTTCGGCCGTTTCCGCGCAGTCTGTGGCATGGCGAACTGACGCTGATGCCCCTACCGCCCTGGTTTATTACCCACCGGGGTCAGGAAGCGGTGGCGCAGAAGCTGGTGGATTTTTATCATCGGCCGCGCTGGCGCAAGCTGCCGGCGATCCTCTGGCGCGGGCTGAGGGGCTAA
- a CDS encoding cupin domain-containing protein, whose protein sequence is MDYQLTLNWPDFIERYWQKRPVVLKRGFANFIDPLSPDELAGLAMESEVDSRLVSHQDGKWQVSHGPFESYDHLSENNWSLLVQAVNHWHEPSAALMHPFRALPDWRIDDLMISFSVPGGGVGPHLDQYDVFIIQGTGRRRWRVGEKVPMKQHCPHPDLLQVDPFEAIIDEEMEPGDILYIPPGFPHEGYSLENSLNYSVGYRAPNARELFSGFADYVLQRELGSQRYADPDVPSRDHPADILPVELDRLREMMLGLINQPEHFKQWFGEFITQSRHELDVAPPEPPYQPDEIYDALQQGDTLERLGGLRVLRIDGEVFVNGEKINSPHRPALDALATHLTLRADHFGDALEDPSFLAMLAALVNSGYWFFGD, encoded by the coding sequence ATGGATTATCAATTAACGCTTAACTGGCCCGACTTTATCGAACGCTACTGGCAAAAACGGCCGGTGGTACTGAAGCGCGGCTTCGCCAATTTTATCGACCCCCTAAGCCCGGACGAACTGGCTGGACTGGCCATGGAGAGCGAGGTCGATAGCCGCCTTGTCAGCCATCAGGATGGAAAATGGCAGGTCAGTCACGGTCCCTTCGAAAGCTACGATCACCTGAGTGAAAACAACTGGTCCCTGCTGGTGCAGGCGGTTAACCACTGGCATGAACCCTCAGCGGCGCTGATGCATCCGTTCCGCGCTCTGCCGGACTGGCGTATCGACGATCTGATGATCTCCTTCTCGGTACCCGGGGGCGGCGTCGGTCCGCATCTGGATCAGTATGATGTGTTTATCATTCAGGGCACCGGCCGTCGGCGCTGGCGCGTCGGGGAAAAGGTGCCGATGAAACAGCACTGCCCGCATCCGGACCTGCTGCAGGTTGACCCCTTCGAGGCGATCATCGATGAAGAGATGGAGCCGGGGGATATTCTCTATATTCCGCCAGGATTCCCGCATGAGGGGTACTCGCTGGAAAATTCGCTCAACTATTCGGTCGGCTATCGCGCGCCGAATGCCCGCGAGCTGTTCAGCGGCTTTGCCGACTACGTTCTCCAGCGCGAACTGGGCAGCCAGCGCTACGCCGATCCGGACGTGCCGTCCCGCGACCATCCGGCGGATATTTTACCCGTCGAACTCGACCGCCTGCGCGAGATGATGCTGGGGCTGATTAATCAACCAGAGCACTTTAAACAGTGGTTTGGCGAGTTTATCACCCAGTCGCGTCATGAGCTCGACGTCGCACCGCCGGAGCCGCCGTATCAGCCAGATGAAATTTACGATGCCCTGCAGCAGGGCGACACGCTGGAACGCCTGGGCGGCCTGCGGGTGCTGCGCATTGACGGCGAGGTGTTCGTCAATGGCGAGAAGATCAACTCCCCGCACCGCCCGGCGCTGGACGCCTTAGCCACCCATCTGACGCTGCGCGCCGACCATTTTGGCGATGCGCTGGAAGATCCGTCATTCCTCGCCATGCTGGCAGCGCTGGTCAACAGCGGCTACTGGTTCTTTGGCGACTGA
- the potB gene encoding spermidine/putrescine ABC transporter permease PotB, with amino-acid sequence MKNSSKFQNVVIATVVGWLVLFVFLPNLMIIATSFLTRDDANFVKLVFTLDNYSRLLDPLYYDVLLHSLNMALLATLACLALGYPFAWFLARLPQKVRPLLLFLLIVPFWTNSLIRIYGLKIFLSTKGYLNEFLLWLGVIDTPIRIMFTPSAVIIGLVYILLPFMVMPLYSSIEKLDRPLLEAAKDLGASKLQTFIRIIIPLTMPGIIAGCLLVMLPAMGLFYVSDLMGGAKNLLIGNVIKSQFLNIRDWPFGAATSITLTLVMGLMLLIYWRAARLLNKKVELE; translated from the coding sequence ATGAAGAACTCCAGTAAATTCCAGAATGTGGTGATCGCCACCGTCGTCGGTTGGCTGGTGCTGTTTGTCTTCCTGCCCAACCTGATGATCATCGCCACCAGCTTTCTGACCCGCGACGACGCCAACTTCGTCAAGCTGGTCTTCACGCTGGACAACTACTCGCGGCTGCTGGATCCGCTCTACTACGACGTGCTGCTGCATTCACTGAACATGGCGCTGCTGGCGACCCTCGCCTGCCTGGCGCTGGGCTACCCGTTTGCGTGGTTCCTCGCCCGGCTGCCGCAGAAGGTGCGCCCCCTGCTGCTGTTTCTGCTGATCGTCCCCTTCTGGACCAACTCGTTGATCCGTATTTACGGGCTGAAGATTTTCCTCAGTACCAAAGGCTATCTGAACGAGTTCCTGCTGTGGTTAGGGGTGATCGACACGCCGATACGCATTATGTTCACCCCCTCGGCGGTGATTATCGGCCTGGTGTATATCCTGCTGCCGTTTATGGTGATGCCGCTCTACTCCAGCATTGAGAAACTGGATCGCCCGCTGCTGGAAGCGGCGAAAGATCTCGGTGCCAGCAAGCTGCAGACCTTTATCCGCATTATCATCCCGCTGACCATGCCGGGGATCATCGCCGGCTGTCTGCTGGTGATGTTGCCGGCGATGGGGCTGTTCTACGTTTCCGACCTGATGGGCGGCGCCAAGAACCTGCTGATCGGCAACGTGATCAAGAGTCAGTTCCTGAATATTCGCGACTGGCCGTTCGGCGCGGCAACCAGCATTACCTTAACCCTGGTGATGGGCCTGATGCTGTTGATTTACTGGCGCGCGGCGCGCCTGCTGAATAAAAAGGTGGAGCTGGAATGA
- the potD gene encoding spermidine/putrescine ABC transporter substrate-binding protein PotD, translating to MKKWSRHLLAAGALAIGMSAAHADDSKTLYFYNWTEYVPPGLLEQFTKETGIKVIYSTYESNETMYAKLKTYKDGAYDLVVPSTYFVDKMRKEGMLQKIDKSKLTNFSNLDPQMLNKPFDPNNDYSIPYIWGATAIGVNSDAIDPKTITSWADLWKPEYKSSLLLTDDAREVFQMALRKLGYSGNTTDPKEIEAAYNELKKLMPNVAAFNSDNPANPYMEGEVNLGMVWNGSAYVARQAGTPLEVIWPKEGGIFWMDSLSIPANAKNVDGALKLINFLLRPDVAKQVAETIGYPTPNLAARKMLSPAVANDKSLYPDAATIEKGEWQNDVGSASAIYEEYYQKLKAGR from the coding sequence ATGAAAAAATGGTCACGCCACCTGCTCGCAGCCGGCGCTCTGGCAATCGGCATGAGCGCCGCACACGCGGACGATAGCAAAACGCTCTATTTTTATAACTGGACCGAATACGTACCGCCGGGCCTGCTGGAGCAGTTCACCAAAGAGACCGGCATCAAGGTCATCTATTCGACCTACGAGTCGAACGAAACCATGTATGCCAAGCTCAAGACCTATAAAGACGGTGCGTACGATCTGGTCGTCCCGTCGACCTACTTCGTCGACAAGATGCGCAAAGAAGGGATGCTGCAGAAGATCGATAAGAGTAAGCTGACTAACTTCAGCAACCTCGATCCGCAGATGCTGAACAAACCGTTCGATCCGAATAACGACTACTCCATTCCCTATATCTGGGGGGCGACGGCTATCGGCGTCAACAGCGATGCGATTGACCCGAAAACCATTACCAGCTGGGCCGACCTGTGGAAGCCCGAATACAAAAGCAGCCTGCTGCTGACCGACGACGCGCGCGAAGTGTTCCAGATGGCGCTGCGTAAGCTGGGCTATTCCGGCAACACCACCGACCCGAAAGAGATTGAAGCCGCCTATAACGAGCTGAAAAAGTTAATGCCTAACGTCGCGGCGTTTAACTCCGATAACCCGGCGAACCCGTATATGGAAGGCGAAGTGAACCTCGGAATGGTATGGAACGGCTCGGCTTACGTCGCACGCCAGGCCGGTACCCCGCTGGAGGTGATCTGGCCGAAAGAAGGCGGCATCTTCTGGATGGACAGCCTGTCGATCCCGGCGAATGCCAAAAACGTCGACGGCGCGCTGAAGCTGATTAACTTCCTGCTGCGCCCGGATGTCGCCAAACAGGTCGCGGAAACCATCGGCTACCCCACGCCAAACCTGGCGGCACGCAAAATGCTCAGCCCGGCAGTGGCCAACGATAAATCGCTCTACCCGGACGCTGCGACCATTGAGAAAGGCGAATGGCAGAATGACGTCGGCAGCGCCAGCGCCATTTATGAAGAGTATTACCAGAAGCTGAAAGCGGGCCGCTAA
- the potC gene encoding spermidine/putrescine ABC transporter permease PotC, with protein MIGRLLRGGFMTAIYAYLYIPIIILIVNSFNRSRFGINWQGFTTDWYSLLMNNDSLLQAAQHSLTMAVLSATFATLIGSLTAVALYRYRFRGKPFVSGMLFVVMMSPDIVMAISLLVLFMLIGIQLGFWSLLFSHITFCLPFVVVTVFSRLKGFDVRMLEAAKDLGASEMTILRKIILPLALPAVAAGWLLSFTLSMDDVVVSSFVTGPGYEILPLKIYSMVKVGVSPEVNALATILLVLSLVMVIASQLIARDKTQGTLK; from the coding sequence ATGATCGGTCGACTGCTGCGCGGCGGCTTTATGACCGCCATCTACGCGTATCTCTACATCCCTATTATTATTCTGATCGTTAACTCGTTTAACCGGTCGCGCTTTGGTATCAACTGGCAGGGGTTCACCACCGACTGGTATAGCCTGCTGATGAACAACGATAGCCTGCTGCAGGCCGCCCAGCATTCCCTGACCATGGCGGTGCTGTCGGCAACCTTCGCCACCCTTATCGGCTCGCTGACCGCCGTGGCGCTGTACCGCTACCGCTTTCGCGGCAAGCCGTTCGTTAGCGGCATGCTGTTTGTGGTGATGATGTCGCCCGATATTGTCATGGCCATCTCCCTGCTGGTGCTGTTTATGCTGATCGGTATTCAGCTTGGTTTCTGGTCGCTGCTGTTTTCGCATATCACCTTCTGCCTGCCGTTTGTGGTGGTCACGGTGTTCTCCCGACTGAAAGGCTTTGATGTGCGGATGCTGGAGGCAGCGAAAGATCTGGGCGCCAGCGAGATGACCATCCTGCGCAAAATCATCCTGCCGCTGGCCCTGCCGGCGGTCGCCGCCGGGTGGTTGCTGAGCTTCACGTTGTCGATGGATGACGTGGTGGTCTCTTCGTTCGTGACCGGTCCGGGGTATGAAATTCTGCCGCTGAAGATCTATTCGATGGTCAAGGTTGGCGTTTCGCCTGAGGTGAACGCCCTGGCCACGATTCTGTTGGTTCTGTCGCTGGTGATGGTCATCGCCAGTCAGTTAATTGCACGTGATAAAACTCAGGGGACGTTAAAATGA
- a CDS encoding long-chain fatty acid--CoA ligase: MPSPMIYQDLTTAALLGHAAQYHSETEIVSVSTGGEQERSSWGEVASRAQRLASALASLGLPPGARCATLAWNNRRHLEIYFAVASGGWVTHTVNPRLSVDHLRYILNDAADEVLFFDQTFLPLVAQLLPQLPTVKHIVLMEPRSEAALSQLPSLLFFDDLLQQGTVDYRWPQLNELTPASLCYTSGTTGRPKGVLNTHRSLVLHALSGNQPDAAGISAKDSLLPVVPMFHVNAWGTPFIAAMVGARLVLPGPHLDGDSLLQLLAAEKVTVGFGVPVIWAGLLAAMRRTEVRLPEFKRALVGGSALPPSMAEAFQRDYGIELTHAWGMTETSPIGTINTPLSKHDALPAQEQQKQRAGQGRPIFGIELQVVDVDGEPLPRDGQSQGYLQVRGHWVVEQYYGQDASALTAGGWFDTGDIGTLDANGYLVICDRAKDIIKSGGEWISTVELENIAIAHPAVRSAAAIAARHPRWDERPVLLCVRAEGGEVEETDLLTWFETRVPKWQIPDRVIFVDALPVSATGKVLKNQLRQAYGEILMSEGK, encoded by the coding sequence ATGCCGTCACCGATGATTTATCAGGATCTCACCACTGCCGCGCTGCTCGGCCATGCGGCGCAATATCACAGCGAGACCGAGATTGTCTCGGTGAGTACTGGCGGTGAGCAGGAGCGCAGCAGCTGGGGGGAGGTGGCCAGCCGCGCTCAGCGGCTGGCGTCGGCGCTGGCGTCGCTGGGGCTGCCGCCAGGCGCCCGCTGCGCTACCCTGGCATGGAACAATCGCCGCCACCTGGAGATCTATTTTGCCGTCGCCTCCGGCGGCTGGGTGACACACACTGTCAACCCGCGGCTGTCGGTTGACCATCTGCGGTATATCCTCAACGACGCTGCCGACGAAGTGCTGTTTTTTGACCAGACCTTTCTGCCACTGGTGGCGCAGCTGCTGCCGCAGCTGCCGACGGTGAAACACATCGTGCTGATGGAACCCCGCAGCGAAGCGGCGCTCAGCCAGTTGCCCTCATTGCTGTTTTTTGACGATCTGTTGCAGCAGGGGACAGTAGACTATCGCTGGCCGCAGCTCAATGAACTGACCCCAGCTTCGCTCTGCTACACCTCGGGAACTACCGGCCGGCCGAAAGGGGTGTTGAATACCCATCGTTCGCTGGTCCTGCACGCCCTGAGCGGCAACCAGCCGGACGCCGCCGGCATATCGGCGAAGGACAGCCTGTTGCCGGTGGTGCCGATGTTCCATGTCAACGCGTGGGGGACGCCGTTTATCGCCGCCATGGTCGGCGCGCGGCTGGTGCTGCCGGGGCCGCACCTCGATGGCGACAGCCTGCTGCAGCTGCTGGCCGCCGAGAAGGTAACGGTGGGGTTTGGCGTGCCGGTGATCTGGGCCGGCTTGCTGGCGGCGATGCGCCGGACAGAGGTCCGGCTGCCTGAATTTAAACGTGCACTGGTTGGCGGCTCCGCGCTGCCGCCGTCGATGGCCGAGGCCTTTCAGCGTGATTACGGCATTGAACTGACCCACGCCTGGGGAATGACCGAAACATCGCCTATCGGCACCATCAACACGCCGTTGAGCAAACATGACGCGCTCCCGGCACAGGAGCAGCAAAAGCAGCGCGCCGGTCAGGGGCGGCCCATATTCGGCATCGAACTGCAGGTAGTGGACGTGGATGGCGAACCGTTGCCCCGGGATGGTCAAAGTCAGGGGTATCTGCAGGTCAGAGGGCACTGGGTGGTGGAGCAGTACTATGGTCAGGACGCGAGCGCCCTGACCGCGGGAGGCTGGTTTGATACCGGCGATATCGGTACGCTCGACGCCAATGGTTATCTGGTGATCTGCGATCGGGCAAAGGATATTATCAAGTCCGGTGGCGAGTGGATCTCCACCGTTGAGCTGGAGAATATCGCCATCGCGCATCCGGCGGTGCGCAGCGCGGCGGCCATCGCCGCCCGTCATCCGCGCTGGGACGAGCGGCCGGTGCTGCTGTGCGTTCGCGCGGAAGGGGGCGAAGTGGAAGAGACCGATCTGCTGACCTGGTTTGAGACGCGGGTGCCAAAGTGGCAGATCCCGGACCGGGTGATATTTGTCGACGCGCTACCGGTCAGCGCCACGGGTAAGGTGCTCAAAAATCAACTGCGCCAGGCCTACGGAGAGATTTTAATGAGTGAGGGAAAATGA